The following are from one region of the Entelurus aequoreus isolate RoL-2023_Sb linkage group LG17, RoL_Eaeq_v1.1, whole genome shotgun sequence genome:
- the LOC133631874 gene encoding zinc finger and SCAN domain-containing protein 2-like isoform X1 yields the protein MLKTMIKERLMAAADEIFALFERTIASYEEELSRTSEKERHGQQLEAAAFDDKDVQQPPCIKDEEEELWTTQADLAQLPLTGVSVKIEDDEEKPPESSQLHRRGAEPPSSSSHQQETTEAEGDHCGGSQVDKLLAPLSDSDDITSHSPEDGDRDDTQDALSSDTDREGDIRTHADSQCSKKKTHEKLFTCSICDKSFYYKSNLARHRWTHSKEKPFSCPVCAKSFSHKSNLTRHALTHTGEKHFSCSVCGDKFAYSYTLARHMRTHTGEKPFICSVCGQSYSQKSNMVAHMKTHSGEKPFSCSICGKRFTQKVNMASHLATHAVEKPFRCSVCGKSFCYQKSLTAHMLAHNGE from the exons atgttaaaaacgatGATAAAGGAGCGACTCATGGCGGCGGCTGATGAAATATTCGCGCTGTTTGAAAGAACGATAGCgtcgtacgaggaggaactttctagaACCAGCGAGAAGGAGCGACATGGACAACAACTTGAAGCTGCTGCGTTTGACGACAaag acgtccagcagccccccTGCATTAAAGATGAAGAGGAGGAACTGTGGACCACTCAGGCTGATCTTGCCCAGTTGCCACTGACTGGTGTCTCTGTGAAGatagaagatgatgaagagaaaccacccgagtcctcacagcttcatcgcagaggggcggagcctccaagcagcagctcacatCAACAGGAGACAACAGAGGCTGAGGGAGACCACTGTGGGGGATCACAAGtggacaagctcttagctccactatcagatagtgacgacatAACGTCTCACTCTCCTGAGGACGGAGACAGGGACGACACCCAAGAtgctttgagcagcgatacagaccgGGAAGGCGATATCAGGACTCACGCCGACTCACAGTGCTCCAAAAAGAAGACGCATGAAAAACTTTTCACCTGCTCAATTTGCGATAAAAGCTTCTATTACAAGAGTAATTTAGCTCGACACAGGTGGACGCACTCAAAAGAAAAACCCTTTTCATGCCCGGTTTGTGCCAAAAGCTTTTCCCATAAGAGTAACCTGACCCGACACGCGCTGACACACACCGGAGAGAAACACTTTAGTTGCTCAGTTTGTGGCGACAAATTCGCCTACAGCTACACGCTGGCCCGACACATGCGCACGCACACCGGGGAGAAACCTTTCATTTGCTCAGTTTGCGGCCAAAGCTACTCTCAGAAATCAAACATGGTCGCGCACATGAAAACGCACTCAGGAGAAAAACCCTTCAGTTGCTCAATTTGCGGCAAGAGGTTCACTCAGAAGGTGAACATGGCGTCGCACTTGGCGACGCACGCAGTGGAAAAACCTTTTCGATGCTCAGTTTGCGGCAAAAGTTTTTGCTACCAGAAAAGTTTGACGGCGCACATGTTGGCACACAACGGAGaataa
- the LOC133631874 gene encoding zinc finger and SCAN domain-containing protein 2-like isoform X2 gives MAAADEIFALFERTIASYEEELSRTSEKERHGQQLEAAAFDDKDVQQPPCIKDEEEELWTTQADLAQLPLTGVSVKIEDDEEKPPESSQLHRRGAEPPSSSSHQQETTEAEGDHCGGSQVDKLLAPLSDSDDITSHSPEDGDRDDTQDALSSDTDREGDIRTHADSQCSKKKTHEKLFTCSICDKSFYYKSNLARHRWTHSKEKPFSCPVCAKSFSHKSNLTRHALTHTGEKHFSCSVCGDKFAYSYTLARHMRTHTGEKPFICSVCGQSYSQKSNMVAHMKTHSGEKPFSCSICGKRFTQKVNMASHLATHAVEKPFRCSVCGKSFCYQKSLTAHMLAHNGE, from the exons ATGGCGGCGGCTGATGAAATATTCGCGCTGTTTGAAAGAACGATAGCgtcgtacgaggaggaactttctagaACCAGCGAGAAGGAGCGACATGGACAACAACTTGAAGCTGCTGCGTTTGACGACAaag acgtccagcagccccccTGCATTAAAGATGAAGAGGAGGAACTGTGGACCACTCAGGCTGATCTTGCCCAGTTGCCACTGACTGGTGTCTCTGTGAAGatagaagatgatgaagagaaaccacccgagtcctcacagcttcatcgcagaggggcggagcctccaagcagcagctcacatCAACAGGAGACAACAGAGGCTGAGGGAGACCACTGTGGGGGATCACAAGtggacaagctcttagctccactatcagatagtgacgacatAACGTCTCACTCTCCTGAGGACGGAGACAGGGACGACACCCAAGAtgctttgagcagcgatacagaccgGGAAGGCGATATCAGGACTCACGCCGACTCACAGTGCTCCAAAAAGAAGACGCATGAAAAACTTTTCACCTGCTCAATTTGCGATAAAAGCTTCTATTACAAGAGTAATTTAGCTCGACACAGGTGGACGCACTCAAAAGAAAAACCCTTTTCATGCCCGGTTTGTGCCAAAAGCTTTTCCCATAAGAGTAACCTGACCCGACACGCGCTGACACACACCGGAGAGAAACACTTTAGTTGCTCAGTTTGTGGCGACAAATTCGCCTACAGCTACACGCTGGCCCGACACATGCGCACGCACACCGGGGAGAAACCTTTCATTTGCTCAGTTTGCGGCCAAAGCTACTCTCAGAAATCAAACATGGTCGCGCACATGAAAACGCACTCAGGAGAAAAACCCTTCAGTTGCTCAATTTGCGGCAAGAGGTTCACTCAGAAGGTGAACATGGCGTCGCACTTGGCGACGCACGCAGTGGAAAAACCTTTTCGATGCTCAGTTTGCGGCAAAAGTTTTTGCTACCAGAAAAGTTTGACGGCGCACATGTTGGCACACAACGGAGaataa
- the LOC133632065 gene encoding zinc finger protein 79-like, which yields MIEPKEREKEEEEEETTESDTFQTKHNIGVVVTKTSKMLKELVKERLMAAADEIFALFERTIASYEEELSRTIQEKERHRQLEASSNTPIVWHGGEVRKRLGCQEERRPRPQAGSSTLKPEYSQPPRVKEEEEELWVTEEPPRIKEEEEDLWVTKERERLLGSEKADFSKLPLTVVCVKTEEKPPESSLLHRRWAEPPSSSSHQHWTTEADGGHCGRAQADNLFAPLSDSDDTSLSPEDENRNNAQEPLSSGTDCEAGNKHDECSKKKPGTYVTCLVCAKKFAKSGGLTRHMLTHTGEKPFICSVCGQKFAHRFTLARHMRTHTGEKPFSCSVCDKRFSEKSNMVAHMRTHTHEKPFACSACGKSFSHKRDYSRHLRTHSGEKLYSCPTCGERFSRKSYMLSHTRTHTGEKPCVCSVCGKSFSQTGTMVRHMRTHTGEQPFSCLICGKRFSAKANMVTHMKTHME from the exons ATGATTGAGCCAAAAGAAAGAgaaaaggaggaagaagaagaagaaacgacAGAAAGCGACACATTCCAGACGAAGCACAACATTGGAGTTGTTGTCACTAAAACatccaaaatgttgaaggagttgGTGAAGGAGCGACTCATGGCGGCGGCCGATGAAATATTCGCGCTGTTTGAAAGAACCATAGCgtcgtacgaggaggaactttctagaACCATACAGGAAAAGGAGCGGCATCGACAACTGGAAGCTtctagcaacactccgattgtttGGCACGGAGGAG aagTCCGCAAGCGGCTTGGTTGTCAAGAAGAACGTCGCCCTCGGCCGCAGgcggggagctccactttgaagccgGAGTATTCACAGCCCCCCCGCgtcaaagaggaagaggaggaactttgGGTCACTGAGGAGCCCCCccgcattaaagaggaagaggaggatcttTGGGTCACCAAGGAGAGAGAGCGTCTTCTCGGGTCGGAGAAGGCCGATTTCAgcaagttgccactgactgtagtctgtgtgaagactgaagagaaACCACCCGAGTCCTCGCTGCTTCATCGCAGATGGGCGGAGCCTCCCAGCAGCAGCTCACATCAACACTGGACAACAGAAGCAGATGGAGGCCACTGTGGAAGAGCACAGGCAGACAACCTCTTCGCCCCGCTGTCCGATAGTGACGACACTTCACTCTCTCCTGAGGACGAAAACCGGAACAATGCCcaggaacctttgagcagcggTACGGACTGCGAAGCTGGCAACAAACACGACGAATGCTCAAAAAAGAAGCCAGGGACTTACGTGACCTGCTTAGTTTGCGCTAAGAAATTTGCTAAATCGGGCGGCTTGACTCGGCACATGCTGACGCACACGGGAGAGAAACCTTTCATTTGCTCGGTTTGCGGACAAAAATTCGCCCACAGGTTTACCTTGGCCCGACACATGAGGACGCACACGGGGGAAAAACCCTTTAGTTGTTCGGTATGCGACAAACGATTCTCCGAGAAGTCGAACATGGTCgcgcacatgagaacgcacacgcaCGAGAAACCGTTTGCATGCTCCGCTTGCGGCAAGAGCTTCTCCCACAAGCGGGACTACTCCCGACACCTGCGGACGCACTCGGGGGAAAAACTCTACAGCTGTCCCACCTGCGGCGAGCGCTTCTCCCGGAAGTCGTACATGTTGTCGCACACCAGGACGCACACGGGAGAAAAGCCATGCGTTTGTTCGGTTTGCGGGAAAAGCTTCTCCCAGACGGGAACCATGGTGAGACACATGAGGACGCACACGGGAGAACAGCCTTTCAGTTGCTTAATTTGCGGTAAAAGATTCTCTGCCAAGGCAAACATGGtgacacacatgaaaacacacatggAATGA